A DNA window from Anastrepha ludens isolate Willacy chromosome 6, idAnaLude1.1, whole genome shotgun sequence contains the following coding sequences:
- the LOC128866048 gene encoding uncharacterized protein LOC128866048 translates to MALQTRLRICVLSGVKSVLRLVTSCGQPLRFSSTAGGCILPKKSKKGPSKPKPGRKCKPYKIPICSEEALAAKRKTRPCQKKIKPSDLINPECCVNPCIKMHPRFDDLYYAPSEKNKLYQQTWCEFEELRIMKRPICCYEQFDIPLPERRKLERKDIPPSSLCEIAKQCPNSVHPKCVKIVWPGCRTRRCEFKCHNFRSPSDCLKLCTPYPSFSECDRYFGKPLPPVECDCLSTFGFCALPKKSEKSS, encoded by the coding sequence ATGGCTTTGCAAACTAGACTGCGGATTTGTGTTCTGAGTGGCGTGAAATCCGTCTTACGATTAGTTACTTCATGTGGGCAACCGTTACGATTTTCGAGTACTGCGGGTGGTTGCATACTAccgaagaaatcaaaaaaaggGCCAAGCAAACCCAAACCTGGACGTAAATGCAAACCATACAAAATCCCAATTTGCAGTGAGGAAGCTTTGGCGGCTAAAAGAAAAACGAGAccctgtcaaaaaaaaatcaagccaTCAGATTTGATCAATCCCGAATGTTGTGTGAATCCCTGTATAAAAATGCATCCACGTTTCGACGATTTGTATTATGCGCCGTCCGAGAAGAATAAACTATATCAGCAAACTTGGTGTGAATTTGAAGAACTGCGAATAATGAAACGACCGATTTGTTGCTATGAACAATTCGATATCCCACTGCCGGAGCGACGTAAACTAGAACGAAAGGATATTCCCCCATCATCGCTATGCGAAATTGCAAAGCAATGCCCCAATAGTGTACAtccaaaatgtgtgaaaatcgTTTGGCCAGGTTGTCGGACGAGGAGATGCGAATTCAAGTGTCACAACTTCCGATCGCCGTCAGATTGCCTAAAACTATGCACACCCTATCCCAGCTTCTCCGAGTGTGACAGATACTTCGGCAAACCACTACCTCCCGTCGAGTGCGATTGCCTTTCAACCTTTGGTTTTTGCGCATTaccaaaaaaatctgaaaaatcatcgtaa